One genomic segment of Physeter macrocephalus isolate SW-GA unplaced genomic scaffold, ASM283717v5 random_134, whole genome shotgun sequence includes these proteins:
- the MADCAM1 gene encoding mucosal addressin cell adhesion molecule 1, translated as MARGLALLLPLFLGLPQLGRGGPLEVEPPEPEVAVAVGESLQFTCRLACEDGRAASVQWRGLDTSLGAVQSGAGSSVLSVLNASLSAAGPRVCVGSCGDVSFQHIVRLLVFAFPDQLTVAPEALVAGPDQEVACTAHSITPAGPDTFSMSLLLGDQELEGVEDLRDVIEEPQEGEDPLFQVTQRWLLPALGTPTPPSLHCQATMRLPGLELSHSRPILVLQGLTSLEPPVMTSPEPSTTESPEPPVTTSLKPPITTSPEATPEQASTRSPRSPGPVPRNSSTRPCRPEIHQWSAAGGLDLLCEVVCGPGVAVRWTQAPGGLAAYETREVGAQAWLSGGSMLWARCHGEGWFQCRLDPGGQTANLYVASEICSPLMSASLWTGSLVLGLLLLVFLTYRLWKRCRPTR; from the exons ATGGCGCGGGGCCTCGCCCTCCTGCTTCCCCTCTTTCTGGGGCTGCCGCAGCTGGGCCGCG GTGGGCCGCTGGAGGTGGAGCCCCCCGAGCCCGAGGTGGCGGTGGCCGTGGGCGAGTCGCTACAGTTCACCTGCCGCCTGGCCTGCGAGGACGGCAGGGCGGCCTCGGTGCAGTGGCGGGGCCTGGACACCAGCCTGGGCGCCGTGCAGTCCGGCGCGGGTAGCAGCGTCCTCTCCGTGCTCAACGCCTCGCTGTCGGCTGCGGGGCCCCGCGTGTGCGTGGGCTCCTGCGGGGACGTCTCCTTCCAGCACATCGTGCGGCTCCTGGTGTTCG CCTTCCCGGACCAACTGACTGTGGCTCCAGAGGCCCTGGTGGCAGGGCCGGACCAGGAGGTGGCCTGCACAGCCCACAGCATCACGCCTGCTGGCCCTGACACCTTCTCCATGTCCCTGCTCCTGGGAGATCAGGAACTGGAGGGGGTGGAGGACCTCCGGGATGTGATAGAGGAGCCCCAGGAGGGCGAGGACCCGCTGTTCCAAGTGACACAGCGCTGGCTGCTGCCTGCCTTGGGgacacccaccccaccctccctccactgCCAGGCGACCATGAGGCTGCCCGGCTTGGAGCTGAGCCACAGCCGGCCCATTCTAG TCCTGCAGGGCCTGACCTCCCTGGAGCCCCCCGTCATGacctccccagagcccagcaccacAGAGTCCCCGGAGCCCCCCGTCACGACATCCCTGAAGCCCCCCATCACCACCTCCCCCGAGGCCACCCCAGAGCAGGCCTCCACCCGCAGCCCCAGAAGCCCTGGCCCCGTGCCCCGGAACAGCTCCACCAGGCCCTGCCGCCCGGAGATCCACCAGTGGTCAGCAGCAGGGGGCTTGGATCTGCTGTGTGAGGTGGTCTGCGGCCCAGGCGTGGCCGTGCGCTGGACCCAGGCCCCCGGCGGGCTGGCGGCCTACGAGACGCGGGAGGTGggggcccaggcctggctgagCGGCGGGAGCATGCTGTGGGCCAGATGCCACGGTGAGGGCTGGTTCCAGTGTCGCCTGGACCCAGGGGGCCAGACGGCCAACCTGTACGTGGCCTCAGAAATCT GCTCCCCGCTAATGTCTGCATCCCTGTGGACGGGCAGCTTGGTGCTGGGGCTGCTTCTCCTGGTGTTCCTGACCTACCGCCTGTGGAAACGCTGCCGGCCCACCAGATGA